The sequence GTCATTTATATCATATTTATCTTTTGACGGATCTTTATAGTATATTTCCCCGCCCTTTATCACATCGAACATATATCCATATGACGCAGCATTTTTTGGGTCTATAGCCCTTTTCCACGCATATTCGAAATCTCCTGCTTTAACGGGTTGACCGTCCGACCATTTAGCGTCTTTCCTAAGTACAAATGTATATGTCTTCTTATCCTCGCTCTGGGTATAAGATTCAGCCATTCCAAGGACAGGCTTTCCGTCTTTATCCAGCTTAGCAAGGCCTTCAAAGTTATGAAGGACAAGCGTGTCGCCGTCAACCGTTCTGCAAAATGCCGGATCTACGCTTTCCGGTTCAGACCCTATTTCGACAGAAATAGTTTTATCCGAACTTGCAGTTGTCTTTCCGCAAGCAGAAAACACAGTCAATAGCATGGTAAAAGCTAGGGCCAATGCGAAGACTCTTTTCATGAAAAACCCTCCAATTATGTACTATTAAGCTAAATTTTATCACTCAAAGTAACAATAGTCAATGAATTAATTTGACAGGCGGCAGGCCGAAAAATGGTTATTCCCAATGTCTTTTAGCTTTGGCACATACTCGCTGCAAGCCGATGTAACCCTCCGGCATCTGGTACAAAAAGGGCAGCCTGATGGCCGAATTATCGGGCTTGGCATCTCCCCTTTAAGAACATTTTCATGGTCTTTAATTAGAGATAACAACGCTTGTGTGTAAGGATGCGCGGGATGACTCAAAAGCTCATTGCTGCCTGCAATTTCCACTATTATTCCAAGATACATTACGGCAATGCGGTCACTTAGATAACTTATTACTGACATATCGTGTGATATAAACAGATATGTCAATCCCTTTTCATCTTTTAAACGCTTAAACATGTTTAAGATCTGAGCCTGAACTGAAACGTCAAGAGAGGATACCGGCTCGTCGCAAACTATAAACTCAGGCGAAACAGCAAGTGCCCTTGCAATGGAAATTCGCTGCTGCTGCCCGCCGGAAAATTCATGGGGATATCTTTTTAAGTTTTCCCCTCCGATGCCAACAGCTTCCAGCATCTTTAATATTTGTCTTTTTCTCTCCTCTTTGTTTTTAACGATATGGTGTATATCTATCGGTTCACCGATTATTTCTTCAACAGTCATATGTGGATCTAATGAAGAAAAAGGATTCTGAAAAATCATCTGCGTTTTCTTCCTGTATGGTTTCATATCTGCATGAGTTATATCGCTGTTGTCGTATATAATTCTACCGGACGTTGGCTCATATAGCCTTAATACAGTTTTGCCCACCGTTGATTTCCCACATCCAGACTCCCCAACCAGTCCCAGCGTCTCTCCTCTATTGATATAAAAGCTGACATCATCAACCGCTTTTATATTTTTGACTTTGCCCATTTTTACAGGGAATGATTTTGAAAGGTCAAAAACTTCTACTAATTTTTCACTCATGGAAATTACCTTCATAAACTTTTTTAAAGTTTAACCAGCATGAACACTTATGGTCTCCTGAAATCGATAACTCCGGGGGATAATTTGTCAAGCACATTGTCATACAGCTTCCGCATCGCGGTGCAAAGGGACAACCCGCGGCTATTTTATTTAGGTTTATTAAAGATCCCTCAATAGGCTTAAGTGTTTGACCATTCAAGCATGGTATACAATTAAAAAGCCCCACAGTATACGGATTAACCGGGCTTTCCAATATTTCTGAAGTTTTGCCTGACTCAACGATCCTTCCCCCATACATTACCGAAACACGATCGCAAAAATCAGAAGCAACTCCAATATTATGGGAAATCATAATCAAGGACATATTCGTTCTTTCTTGTATTTCCTTTATAAGTTTAAGAATTTGCATCTGAATAGTAACATCGAGGGACGAGGTAGGCTCATCGGCAATAAGAAGGGCGGGTTCACAAGCCACCGCCATCGCAATCATAACCCGCTGGCACATGCCGCCGGATAGTTCATGTGGATATTGTCCTGCTCTCTTTTCAGCATCACTTATACCTACTTTAGTCAGAAGATCATAAACCTGCTCTTGTGCCTGTTTATTTCGGATATTTTTATGCAGTGTTATAACCTCTTTTATCTGAGCGCCAATTGTAAGAACTGGATTTAATGAAGTAGTTGGATCTTGAAAAATAATCCCTATTTCTTTTCCCCGTATGTTTCGAATAAGCTTATCTGGCATCCCTAAAATTACCGTACTATTAAATTTGACAGATCCGCTTGATTTAGCATTTTTAGGCAATAACCCCATAATTGAATGAGCCAAAACACTCTTTCCGCTCCCGCTTTCACCGACTATTCCAAGTGTTTCACCCTTTTTCAGTGAAAATGATACATCATTTACTGCCCTGATCTCACCTGCTGGTGAATCAAACTTGATGGTAAGATTATTAACTTCAAGAAGCATGTCAGTCTTCAATGAAAGCCTCCTTTACATCAAACATATCTCTAAGTCCATCTCCAAGCATATTGAACGCAAAGATAATAATGGTGATTGCTGCCGCCGGAGCGATGAGCCTATACGGATAAAGAGATATTCCATTTACAGCATCAGCTGCTAATGACCCAAGAGAAGGCATTGGTGCGCTCACTCCCAGTCCAAGAAAACTCAAATAGCTTTCGGTAAAAATCGCCGTCGGCACTTGAAGAGTCGCAATAACAATTATTGTATCGATGCAGTTAGGTATCAAATGCTTTGTTATTATCCTTGAACTGGATGCTCCGTATGCTCTGGCAGCCGTTATAAACTCGCACTGCTTAATCGACATTATCTGTCCTCTTACTATACGTGCTGCCGACCCCCAGTAAAGCAGTCCAAACGCAATAAATACACTAATAAGATTTGCTCCTATTGCACTTAGAGCATGATTATGTTCAACTGCTTTATTTAACGGAACTTTAAGCGATACTGACAATAATATAACAATAAGAATGTCGGGCAGAGTATAAATTATATCCACTATCCGCATCATTACAAGGTCAAGCGCTCCTCCAAAATATCCAGAAATTGCCCCATATATCGATCCAATAATCATTACTAACAGGCTTGCGAAAACGCCTATAAACATAGATATACGAGCCCCCGTGAGAACACGAGCCGCCATATCTCTCCCTAAATTATCAGTTCCAAAAACGTGCGGAAAAAGCTTTGTCCCGTTATCAATTAACGACATTTCATAGCTTGAGAATTGAAAAGGTTTTAAATTTTCACAATTTCTGAGCTGTTCACTGTACGAATAAGGGTAAAAAAGCGGTACAATAAAAGCCAAAATCAAAATTAATGCTAAAATAATCAACGAAGTTATTGCTTTTAAGTTTATATACTTCCTTCTATAATTAATATTAGAACTTCTGAATATTTTTTCTTTGTCTACTTTAGCAAAACTGTCCGGCTTAAGCTGCAGGGAAAATGAATTTTTTATATCATTAATCATACATCCGCCTCAGTTCAGCCTTATCCTGGGGTCAATCAAGTGATAAGAAAAATCGACTAAAAGATTTACCAAAACCATTATCACGGCAAGAAAAATTGTAACACCCATAATAAGCGGATAGTCTCTGCTTGTAATTGAATTTATAAACTCACCGCCAAGACCCGGAATTGAAAAGATTGATTCAACTGCGAAACTTCCCGTCAATATATAAGCCGTCATAGGTCCGAGATCTGTTATAACGGGTATCACTGCATTTCTTAATGCGTGTTTAGATATGACAGAACGTGAACATAATCCTTTTGCATAAGCGGTTTTTATATAATCCTTATTTAAAACCTCGATCATACTTGTTCTCATCAGCCTTGTTATGTTTGCGGCAGGGTAAAGCGCAAGTGTTATAACCGGCAATATGTAATGAAGGGGCGAAGAAAGTCCAAAAGTCGGAAAAATTTTTAAATCAACTCCGAAAAAGATCAGTAGCACCGTTCCGAGAATAAAACTGGGAACCGACATTAATAAAGTTGAAAAAAATAAAATAAGGTTGTCCGCCGTCTTTTTGCGTTCAAAAGCGGCAATAATGCCAAGCGGCATGCCGATCAAGATTGCGATAATAACAGCTATTCCCCCAAGCTCTGCCGAAACGGGGAATTTTTCTGCTATTATATTTGATACTGACCTGCCCTTCATCTTTATTGATTCGCCAAAATCCCCATGTGCAACACTTAACATGTAATTTTTATAACGAACTAACATTGGTTTATCAAGACCATACTTTATCTCCATTGCTTTTCTTGTTGAAATGGCAGACGATTTTTCATCTGTAAAGGGGCCGCCTGGCACCAAATTCATTAAGAAAAAGGTCAGCGTGGCGACGAATATAATCGTAAAAACCGAAAAAATTATTCTTTTAATAAGAAATCTAGCCACATATTTCCCCTTCCTTGATTAAATTCTCCCCGTGACGGCAAAGGGGCTTTAATCCTAATTTTTAAATACTGGTTTTATCGTAAAGGAATAAGAAAACTTCTTCTCATTCAGCTGATATTTTTCATTCAGTTTAGGTCCGCAGCTGTTTGACCCAAGTCCGGAAACCTTATAATCAATACGTACAAGCGTCTCCGCCATAGGCGTCAAGG is a genomic window of Bacillota bacterium containing:
- a CDS encoding ABC transporter ATP-binding protein — translated: MSEKLVEVFDLSKSFPVKMGKVKNIKAVDDVSFYINRGETLGLVGESGCGKSTVGKTVLRLYEPTSGRIIYDNSDITHADMKPYRKKTQMIFQNPFSSLDPHMTVEEIIGEPIDIHHIVKNKEERKRQILKMLEAVGIGGENLKRYPHEFSGGQQQRISIARALAVSPEFIVCDEPVSSLDVSVQAQILNMFKRLKDEKGLTYLFISHDMSVISYLSDRIAVMYLGIIVEIAGSNELLSHPAHPYTQALLSLIKDHENVLKGEMPSPIIRPSGCPFCTRCRRVTSACSEYVPKLKDIGNNHFSACRLSN
- a CDS encoding ABC transporter ATP-binding protein — encoded protein: MKTDMLLEVNNLTIKFDSPAGEIRAVNDVSFSLKKGETLGIVGESGSGKSVLAHSIMGLLPKNAKSSGSVKFNSTVILGMPDKLIRNIRGKEIGIIFQDPTTSLNPVLTIGAQIKEVITLHKNIRNKQAQEQVYDLLTKVGISDAEKRAGQYPHELSGGMCQRVMIAMAVACEPALLIADEPTSSLDVTIQMQILKLIKEIQERTNMSLIMISHNIGVASDFCDRVSVMYGGRIVESGKTSEILESPVNPYTVGLFNCIPCLNGQTLKPIEGSLINLNKIAAGCPFAPRCGSCMTMCLTNYPPELSISGDHKCSCWLNFKKVYEGNFHE
- a CDS encoding ABC transporter permease, yielding MINDIKNSFSLQLKPDSFAKVDKEKIFRSSNINYRRKYINLKAITSLIILALILILAFIVPLFYPYSYSEQLRNCENLKPFQFSSYEMSLIDNGTKLFPHVFGTDNLGRDMAARVLTGARISMFIGVFASLLVMIIGSIYGAISGYFGGALDLVMMRIVDIIYTLPDILIVILLSVSLKVPLNKAVEHNHALSAIGANLISVFIAFGLLYWGSAARIVRGQIMSIKQCEFITAARAYGASSSRIITKHLIPNCIDTIIVIATLQVPTAIFTESYLSFLGLGVSAPMPSLGSLAADAVNGISLYPYRLIAPAAAITIIIFAFNMLGDGLRDMFDVKEAFIED
- a CDS encoding ABC transporter permease, whose protein sequence is MARFLIKRIIFSVFTIIFVATLTFFLMNLVPGGPFTDEKSSAISTRKAMEIKYGLDKPMLVRYKNYMLSVAHGDFGESIKMKGRSVSNIIAEKFPVSAELGGIAVIIAILIGMPLGIIAAFERKKTADNLILFFSTLLMSVPSFILGTVLLIFFGVDLKIFPTFGLSSPLHYILPVITLALYPAANITRLMRTSMIEVLNKDYIKTAYAKGLCSRSVISKHALRNAVIPVITDLGPMTAYILTGSFAVESIFSIPGLGGEFINSITSRDYPLIMGVTIFLAVIMVLVNLLVDFSYHLIDPRIRLN